Sequence from the Amycolatopsis sp. NBC_00345 genome:
CGAACTCCACCGGCTTGCCGTCGGTGGCGAACGAGTGCCGGGTCAGCATCAGCACCGGCATGCCGACGTCCGCGCCGAGCATCTCGGCCTCCTGCGGGCCGGCGAGCGAGGTCTCGATCGTCTCCTCCGCGCGCTCCAGCTCGACTCCGTAGTGCTCGCGCAGGACCGCGTAGAGCGAGCCGCCCGCCGTGATGTGCTTGCGCAGCCCGCGGAACCGGCCGAGCGGCAGGTGCGTGGTCTCCACCGCCATCGGCTGGGAATCGGCCAGCCGCAGCCGCCGGAGGCGAAGGATTTTCGCGCCCGCGCGGATCGCCAGCAGTTTCGTCAGCTCGCCCTCGACGGCCAGTTCCTCGACCTCGAGCAGTTTCGACGACGGCTTCAGGCCCTGCTTGCGCATGTCCTCGGTGTAGGAGGACAGCTGCAGCCGCTGCGCGAGCTTCGGCTCCGCGGCGAACGTGCCCTTGCCCTGGACGCGGTGCAGGCGGCCCTCGGCCGTCAGGTCCGCGAGCGCCTGGCGCACCGTGGTGCGGGACACGGTGAACTCGCCCGCCAGCGCCCGCTCCGTCGGGATCGGCGAGCCCGGCGGCAGCGCGTCGAGCAGATCCAGCAGGTGCTGTTTCAGCGCCCAGTACTTGGGTTCACGCTGCCCGCGCACACCCGCCGTGGTTCCCGCCTCACCCGCGGGGGATGTCTCCAACATGACCGGCTCCCTCACTAACGCGCCACTTCCACATCAAGAAACGTACCCTTCACCACAAACGCTCCGCCCGGCTAGCATTGGTCTAGACCTGACCGCACGCCGCTCAGCACAACCCGGGGCCCCGCCCCGGCGGAGAGGAAAGTGATGACCCAACAACATCCCGGCGAGCACATGGCCGCGGAAATCTCGGAGCAGCCTGCCGTACTGGCCGGGCTCGTCGAGCGGCAGGCCGGAATAGCGGAAGTAGCTGAAAAGATTTCACAAAACCCCCCGCGTTTCGCTCTGCTCGCCGCCCGTGGTTCCAGTGACCACGCCGCGTTGTACGCGAAGTACCTGATCGAGGTACTCCTGGGCCTGCCCGCCGGTCTAGTGTCGCCGTCCACCGCAACCCTTTACGGCGCGCGCCCGGATCTGCGTGACGTGCTCTTCGTCACCGTAAGCCAGAGCGGCGGTTCACCGGACCTGATCGAGGTAACCGAAGCGGCGCGGCGCCAGGGCGCGCTGACCGTCTCCGTCACGAACACGCTGGATTCCCCGCTGCGCGCGGCGGCGGAGCTGGGCGTGGACATCGGCGCGGGCGTGGAGAAGGCCGTCGCGGCGACCAAGACGTACTCCGCGACGCTGCTCGCGCTGTACCTGTTCATCGACGCCATCCGCGGCGGCAAGGGTGCCGACGCGGAGAAGCTGGGCGAGCTGGCGCAGCAGACGCTCGACGGCGCGGCCGAGGGCGTGCAGCGCGCCGTGGACCGTTACCGGTTCGTCGACCGCGTGCTCACCACCGGCCGCGGCTACTCGTACGCGACCGCGCTGGAGGGCTCGCTGAAGCTGGCCGAGACGAGTTACCTCGCGGCCCGCGCGTACAGCGGCGCGGACCTGCTCCACGGTCCCGTCGCGGCTGTCGACGGCGAGACCGCGGTGCTCGCGGTCACCAGCGCCGGCCACGGCGGCCACGCGATGGCCGAGGTGCTCGACGCCGTCAGCAAGCGCGGCGCCGACGTGCTCGCGGTGGGCTCGGCCGCCGCGGACGTGCCGGCCGCGCTGCGGATCCCGGTGGCGCCGTCGGCCGAGGAACTCGCGCCGATCCTGGAGATCCTGCCGATCCAGCGGATCGCGCTGGGCCTCTCGCTCGCCCGTGGCGGCGACCCGGACAGCCCGCGCGGGCTGCTGAAGGTCACCAAGACCCGGTGAGCTTCGTCGTAGGCGTGGACGCCGGCGGCACGTCGACCCGAGCGATCGTGGTCGACGCCGCCGGCGTCGTGCTGGGCGCGGCCTCCGGCGACGGCGCGAACCCGAACGCCCACTCGCCGGAGGTGGCGGCCGGCCGCATCGCGGACGCCATCGCGGCCGCGCTCGACGGGCGGACAGGCGTCGCCGCCGCGGTGGTCGGCATGGCCGGGGTGAGCAAGCTCTCCGACGCGGGCGTCGCGGCGGTGTTCGACGCGCAGTGGCAGCGGATCGGGCTCGGCGGCGTGGTCCGCACAGTGGCCGACGCCGAAGTCGCGTACGCGTCGGCGACGCCGGCCCCGGACGGCACCGTGCTCGTCGCCGGCACCGGCTCCATCGCCTGCCGCATCCGCAAGCGCCGCACCGCGGGCCGGGCGGGCGGCTACGGCTGGCTGCTGGGCGACGAAGGCTCGGCCTACTGGCTCGGCCGCGAGGCGGTTCGGTCCACTTTGGCGGCACTGCGCGGCGGCGCCGATCTCACCGGGCTGCCGGCCGCCGTGCTCGCGGCCGCCGCCGGACCGTCCGCTGTGGACGAATCCGGTCAGTCCACTTTCCACATGGGACTCGTCACGGAGGCGGACCGGGCCGCCACCGCGAGTGCGCTCATCACCAAGGCCAACGCCGAACCACCCGTGCGGCTGGCCCGATTCGCCCCGCTCGTGAGCGCCGCGGCGACCGCCGGAGAGCCCGTCGCGGCGGACATCGTCACCCGCGGGGCCGATTTTCTGGTCTCACTGGCGCTCGCCACGCGCGACCCCGGCGAGTCGACACCCCTAGTTCTCGTGGGCAGTGTGCTCGCCGAGGACAGTCCCGTCGGCGCCGCCGTACGCGCCGGTCTCGCCGGCCTCGACGTGCTGACCAGCTCCGACGGGGTGCTGGGGGCCGCGTGGCTGGCCGCGGTCGACGCCTGGGGCGAGACGGCGCCACGACCTTCCCGATCGTGAATGCGACCGAAAACTGGTTCAAAGAGTCGAAACCGTCGACTCAGGACCGGTGATCCGGGTACCGTGGAAACCGGCCCCCGGACCCTCCCCCCTCGCCGGGGGCCGCCTTATGTCCCGGGTCGGTCGTCCGCCCCGGGTTCCTGGGCCACTCGCAGGCCCGGATGTTCCGGCGGCAGCGACTTGTACAGCACCCAGCCGCTCACCGCGACCGTCGCCGCCACCAGCGGCCACGAGAGCACGGTGCGCGCCACGCCGAGCGCGACCACCTGCCCGGCCCACCACAGCAGGCCGTAGACCACCACGCGGATCAGGTACTGCAGCACCCACACCCAGCTCGCCCACGAGTACGCGCGCAGCAGCGCGGGGTCGCGGCGCCAGCGGGTCTTCTGGCCGACCAGGAGCCCGACGATCACGCCGAGCAACGGCCAGCGCACCACGACACTGGCCGCGAAGAGCAGCGCGCTCGCCGCGTTGGACAGCAGCTGAAGCAGGAAGAAGTCCTGCGCGCGCCCGGTGTGCAGCGCGATCAGCGCGGCGATCACCACGGCGGCCAGGCTCACCACCACCGCGCGCGCCTTGTCGCCGCGCACGACCCGGTAGCCGCCGAGCAGCACCGCGACCACGATGGCGACGCCGGCGCCCCACGCGATCGACTGGCCGGTGGCGAGCCAGCCGGCCACGAACGCGACCGGCGGGATGCTCGCGTCGATCGCCCCGCGCCGGCCGCCGAGGATCTGCGCGAGCGATTCGCGCGCGGGCGTCGTCTCGTCGGTCACATTCACAGCCTGCCGGATCCCGGCCGGAGGCTCCCGGCCGGGAGACCTTCACCACATCGAGTGTCCGGTTACCCCCTGTGCGGGCGGTTCACCAGGCTACCGAGTGGTGAAGTTTCCGTAATACGGGGGCGAATCGGACCGACAAGGGAAGAGACTGTTACTTCCAGCTGAATCAGGGGTGGCTTCCGGGAAGGTACGGGGACGTCCGACTGTTAGTTGGGGTGTACAACTATATGTCGGGGCAGGCGCGGACAGGGATGGGAAGGGGAACCCAGCGTGTACGGAATCGACAGTTACGTGGCTATCGGTGACAGCTTCACCGAAGGCCTCAACGACGGACTACCGGACGGCTCCTTCAGGGGCTGGGCGGACCGGCTCGCGGAGGTCCTCTCCGGAGGCGAACCGGGTTTCGAGTACGCCAACCTGGCCCTGCGCGGCAAGATGCTCGACGAGATCATCGACGAGCAGGTGCCGATCGCGCTCGACCTCAAGCCCGGCCTGGTCACCCTGTGCGCCGGCGGCAACGACATCATCGTGCCGGGCGCGGACGTCGACGCCGTCGCCGCCCGGCTCGAGGCCGGGGTGGCGCGACTGCGCGCGGCCGGCATCCCGGTGGTCATCTTCAACGGCCCCGACACCAAGTCCCTGTCCGTGATGAGCGTGCTGCGCGGCAAGGTCGGCATCTACAACGCGCACCTGTGGGCGATCGCGGAGCGCCACGGCGCGAAGATGGTCGACCTGTGGGCGATGGAGCCGCTGCACGACCGGCGCGCCTGGAGCGACGACCGGCTGCACTTCACGCCCGACGCGCACCGCCGCATCGCGCTGCACACCGCCGAGGTGCTGGGCGTGCCGGTGGACGAGGACTGGCGGGTGCCGTACCCGGCGAGCACCGAGCCCGCCACCTGGATCACCTCCCGCCGCTCCGACCTCACCTGGACCAAGACGCACCTGCTGCCGTGGATCCGCCGCCAGATCAAGGGCCAGTCCATGGGTGACGGGCTGTCACCGAAGCGACCGCAGCTGTCCCCGCTCGTGCAAGTGGAGGCGGCCGCGCTCGAAATCGAGGTCCACAACTTCCACGACAACGCCGCCGCGTCCTGACGGCCACTTGCCCCACTGGTTGGCCCTCTCGCCCGCGCGAGGGGGCCTTCCGCGCAGGAAGGGCCACCCGAACGGCGGCACGACCAGGTCGCCAAGGTGCGGGCACCGGCCTATGGTCCCTTTATGTCCGGTGCACGCGGCTGGCTCCGCCTGATCCCCCTCGCGGTGGTCGTGACGGCCCTGCTCGCGGGGCTCGCGACCTGGGTGAGCGGGTCCGGCATCGAGTCCGGCCTCGGCTCGCGGTCACGCTCCGCGCTCACCGCGGCCGGGATCAGCGGCGGCGACGTGACGTTCTCCGGCCGCGAAGCGACGCTGTCCGGCTTCCCCGCCGAGCAGGCCGGCCGCGCGCTCGGCATCGTCCAGGGTGTCGACGGCGTCGAATCCGCTCAGGTTTCGGGCGGGGGCGCGCCATCCGCGCCCGCTCCGTCGCCGAGCAGCGCGCCGTCCACCACGGCCCCGCCGCCGAGCCCGACCGCCACCCCCAGCACGCCGCCCGCGCCGCCGACCGACCGCGCCGGTGTGCAGGACGAGCTGGACAAGCAGCTCGCGAGCACCCCCATCACGTTCAAGCCGAACAGCGCGCAGCTCACCGACGATGGCGAGCAGGCCGCGCGCGGAATCGCGAAGCTGCTCTCGGCCGCGCCGGACAACCTGCGTTACCGCATCACCGGGCGCGTCGCCGACGGCCCGGGCGGACGCGCCGCCGCGCTCCGGCTCTCGCAGAGCCGCGCGCGGACCGTCGTGCGGCTGCTCACGGACGAGGACGTCCCCGCCGACCGGCTCCTCGCCCGCGGCACCAGCACGACCGCACCGGGCACCGGCGATTCCGGCGGTGACGACCGGCGCGTCGAGATCACAGTCGAAGAGAGGTGATGGCGGATGCTCTGGCTCTTCGGGCAGATCTGGCTCTGGCTGCTCGTCGCGTTCCTGCTCGGGGCCGCGGTGATGTGGCTGCTGATGCGCGCGACGCGGCCGAAGGCGGTCGCCGAGCACGAAACCTACGAGTACGACGAGGCGGATGAGGAACCGCTCGAGGTGCCGGCGCCGCTGGAGGCCGAGCGGACGCAGTACATCCCGGTCAGCCAGTACGACCACGACGAGCAGCCCGAGCGGGTCTACAACGACTATCCCGAGGTCGACCCGGACGAGCCCTACGTTCCGGAAGACCACGCCGAGGGCCGGCTGCCGGAGCCGGAGGCCCGCCTGTCGGGTGATCTCGGCTGGCCGGCCACCGCCGAGACCGACGCGGAGACGACCGGCGAGTGGCTGCGGACGGACCAGCCCTCACCACGGCGGCCTGGGCGCGGTGGCTGACACCCACCTGGTAAGTTCGGCTACGCACTGTGAGCGGGAGCCGGCGAGCCCCGGACGAGGTCAGGAGGTCCGATGGCGCTCCCGCACTGGACGCCGCAGAACCTGCTGCCGCCGGGCCGTCACCCCGCGGACCTGGCGGATGTCTACGAACGCCTGGTCTTCGACGCGCCGTACCAGAACGAGCGCGAGATCCTGTTCAGCGCACTCAACAGCTACCTCGGCGTCGCCCGTCGGGTGATCTCGTCCGGGCGCGCGTGGGTCAGCGGCGCGTTCGTGACGCGCACGACGCCGCACCCGCCGCAGGGCCTCGACGTCGTGCTGATCCCGGACGAGTGGGGCGCGCTCAAGCGGCTCGACGACCACGGGCGCACCGCGTTGTACGGCCTGCTCACCCTGCGCGGCATCATCGTCGGGCAGCCCGCGATGTACCTCGACCAGGTGCAGCCGGTCGGCGGCATGCTCGACGGCTTCCTGTGCCGTCCGGGTGACGAGGACGTGTGGGAGGCCGTGTGGGCCGACGGCGGCAAGGGGTTCCCGGAGATGGTCTGGTGAGGAACGAGTTCCGCCGCATCGCCGACGAGGTCCCCGGCGGCACCTGGCTCGACGACCTGGCCCGCGCGTCCGCGATGGCGGCCAACGCGAAGTTCGAACGCACTTCGCGCTCGCCCCTGCTGCACGTCTCGGTGATCGGTGAGACGCACATAGACGCCTATACCTTCTCCGACATCAGCCGCGCGCTGCAGGACGCGACGGCGAAGATCGGCCACATCATCCGCAATCCGTCCAATGAGGTCACGTTCGTCCAGCAGGCCGACCGGGACAAGGCGCCGCTGATCCAGCGCGGCCAGGCGGGCAACGCGATCTTCTTCGGCTTCCCCGAGCCGGCGCTCGACGACGCGCTGATCCACGACGGGATCGAGACGCTGTCCGAGCGTGCGGTGAAGGAGCTGTGCGACTTCCTCCCGGCGAA
This genomic interval carries:
- a CDS encoding GntR family transcriptional regulator, with protein sequence MLETSPAGEAGTTAGVRGQREPKYWALKQHLLDLLDALPPGSPIPTERALAGEFTVSRTTVRQALADLTAEGRLHRVQGKGTFAAEPKLAQRLQLSSYTEDMRKQGLKPSSKLLEVEELAVEGELTKLLAIRAGAKILRLRRLRLADSQPMAVETTHLPLGRFRGLRKHITAGGSLYAVLREHYGVELERAEETIETSLAGPQEAEMLGADVGMPVLMLTRHSFATDGKPVEFARAIYRGDRYKFVTTLLP
- a CDS encoding SIS domain-containing protein; the protein is MTQQHPGEHMAAEISEQPAVLAGLVERQAGIAEVAEKISQNPPRFALLAARGSSDHAALYAKYLIEVLLGLPAGLVSPSTATLYGARPDLRDVLFVTVSQSGGSPDLIEVTEAARRQGALTVSVTNTLDSPLRAAAELGVDIGAGVEKAVAATKTYSATLLALYLFIDAIRGGKGADAEKLGELAQQTLDGAAEGVQRAVDRYRFVDRVLTTGRGYSYATALEGSLKLAETSYLAARAYSGADLLHGPVAAVDGETAVLAVTSAGHGGHAMAEVLDAVSKRGADVLAVGSAAADVPAALRIPVAPSAEELAPILEILPIQRIALGLSLARGGDPDSPRGLLKVTKTR
- a CDS encoding N-acetylglucosamine kinase; this translates as MSFVVGVDAGGTSTRAIVVDAAGVVLGAASGDGANPNAHSPEVAAGRIADAIAAALDGRTGVAAAVVGMAGVSKLSDAGVAAVFDAQWQRIGLGGVVRTVADAEVAYASATPAPDGTVLVAGTGSIACRIRKRRTAGRAGGYGWLLGDEGSAYWLGREAVRSTLAALRGGADLTGLPAAVLAAAAGPSAVDESGQSTFHMGLVTEADRAATASALITKANAEPPVRLARFAPLVSAAATAGEPVAADIVTRGADFLVSLALATRDPGESTPLVLVGSVLAEDSPVGAAVRAGLAGLDVLTSSDGVLGAAWLAAVDAWGETAPRPSRS
- a CDS encoding DUF3159 domain-containing protein — its product is MTDETTPARESLAQILGGRRGAIDASIPPVAFVAGWLATGQSIAWGAGVAIVVAVLLGGYRVVRGDKARAVVVSLAAVVIAALIALHTGRAQDFFLLQLLSNAASALLFAASVVVRWPLLGVIVGLLVGQKTRWRRDPALLRAYSWASWVWVLQYLIRVVVYGLLWWAGQVVALGVARTVLSWPLVAATVAVSGWVLYKSLPPEHPGLRVAQEPGADDRPGT
- a CDS encoding SGNH/GDSL hydrolase family protein; translated protein: MYGIDSYVAIGDSFTEGLNDGLPDGSFRGWADRLAEVLSGGEPGFEYANLALRGKMLDEIIDEQVPIALDLKPGLVTLCAGGNDIIVPGADVDAVAARLEAGVARLRAAGIPVVIFNGPDTKSLSVMSVLRGKVGIYNAHLWAIAERHGAKMVDLWAMEPLHDRRAWSDDRLHFTPDAHRRIALHTAEVLGVPVDEDWRVPYPASTEPATWITSRRSDLTWTKTHLLPWIRRQIKGQSMGDGLSPKRPQLSPLVQVEAAALEIEVHNFHDNAAAS
- a CDS encoding OmpA family protein gives rise to the protein MSGARGWLRLIPLAVVVTALLAGLATWVSGSGIESGLGSRSRSALTAAGISGGDVTFSGREATLSGFPAEQAGRALGIVQGVDGVESAQVSGGGAPSAPAPSPSSAPSTTAPPPSPTATPSTPPAPPTDRAGVQDELDKQLASTPITFKPNSAQLTDDGEQAARGIAKLLSAAPDNLRYRITGRVADGPGGRAAALRLSQSRARTVVRLLTDEDVPADRLLARGTSTTAPGTGDSGGDDRRVEITVEER
- a CDS encoding LapA family protein, producing the protein MLWLFGQIWLWLLVAFLLGAAVMWLLMRATRPKAVAEHETYEYDEADEEPLEVPAPLEAERTQYIPVSQYDHDEQPERVYNDYPEVDPDEPYVPEDHAEGRLPEPEARLSGDLGWPATAETDAETTGEWLRTDQPSPRRPGRGG
- a CDS encoding DUF6932 family protein, whose translation is MALPHWTPQNLLPPGRHPADLADVYERLVFDAPYQNEREILFSALNSYLGVARRVISSGRAWVSGAFVTRTTPHPPQGLDVVLIPDEWGALKRLDDHGRTALYGLLTLRGIIVGQPAMYLDQVQPVGGMLDGFLCRPGDEDVWEAVWADGGKGFPEMVW